cacccgtcggcaatgggttaagacaGTTTTGCTTTTCGGCATTAGTGGTCCACTGGCAAAGTATAGTATTCATATCACTATGCTTAGACTACCTTTTTGTTGAATCCTAAATACTGCTAATATTACcttaaaatattattagtaatcaAGTGAGGTACAGCTATTTTACCAAATTCATGAAGCAGCTGTCTTTCTTGCAAATCAGAATGTTCTATCCTGCTTGATGTATTTATGATCTTTCCAACTAACTGGTCCATAAGTACATCACACTTTCATTGCCAGGTATGTATACATCAGAATCTATCTCCATGTTATTCATGACTTATTTAACCATTTCAGAACAGACCAAATGAAAGCTAATTGAATGAGTTTGAATGCAGCCACAATATTGCAGTAATTGATCTCAAAACTGCCATGTGAATATAAggctaaacccaaaaaacaaataattactgTTTGTGGTTAAAAAGTTAAAAGTATATGTTAGCTTTTATCATACGAAAAACAGTTAGAGCAAgacaaataactataaataaatgcataaacatatgGATACTATCAAGACACTTAACCAAAACAGTaaaatgcttttatttatttttttttttaacccatatcTAATCAGTGATGGTTTAAGAAAAATTACTCTCCGTCTACTTATACACTGCTTACCTTCAACATGCCTACAAAGTTCATTACAATGTACTGGATGGAGCAGAGCTGGAGGAAGGGTTGGTGGAGGGCAGGGTCCTCTAGGAAGAAAGCCAGTTGTGACCATGCTGCTCTGCGCACCTCACTCTCACCAGCACTCATCACCAGTTCCACCACCTTTGCCAATCTTCCTGTCtgttgatatacatattatgagcACTTTGTAAATggtttatgaaaatatacattcttAAAGAATGTGCATAGACTATGGAATTTAATAGAAGCCTTCATGAATCTTTTTTCCTATTATAAACCAGAAGTTAAAAAAATCATGGCACTgtgcataaaatacataatatgaacTCTCTTACTgtaattttgccattttttatgttttatagaaGTTTGAAAGCTCTCCATGTAAAATTCAATTcacttataaataataacaattacaaaataaacagagatattatttctatataggGAGATCTCTCTGAGACATACACATTGTGATACCACCAATCTTAACAAACCTCTGTTGATATTCTGCCTTTAAGAAGTAGATGGATTGGCTGACTGTTAATGAATAAGTCATGGTGGGTCATCAAGTGGAACGCGCGTGGATCCGGGACAAA
This genomic window from Penaeus monodon isolate SGIC_2016 unplaced genomic scaffold, NSTDA_Pmon_1 PmonScaffold_14716, whole genome shotgun sequence contains:
- the LOC119569381 gene encoding uncharacterized protein LOC119569381; protein product: MLLALFRGKLLMSQTVWANAVECWCECLLDLQYLADSDTNLGRAVANLPADIYGSNRIEENFKILKFHLQCLYSKDREIRVQALSHVVHRLAAETTVFVPDPRAFHLMTHHDLFINSQPIHLLLKGRISTETGRLAKVVELVMSAGESEVRRAAWSQLAFFLEDPALHQPFLQLCSIQYIVMNFVGMLKVSSV